One window of the Chryseobacterium sp. CY350 genome contains the following:
- a CDS encoding outer membrane lipoprotein carrier protein LolA, which produces MTSAESKAFVMKISTESKQIKTLQSDFIQTKKMDFLDKNIVTSGRMSLKSPNTLSWKYTKPYQYSIIFKDNKIFINDQGKKSSVDTKSKTFEKINKLIVGSSNGQMFSDPEFSVVYLKNSSSNIAKFTPKSAQLLKYIKQIELHFPKNQTTVSQVNMTEASGDTTNIVFKNTKINAPIPASEFSL; this is translated from the coding sequence ATGACGAGCGCAGAATCAAAAGCATTTGTGATGAAGATTTCTACTGAATCCAAACAAATTAAAACTTTGCAGAGCGATTTTATTCAAACCAAAAAGATGGATTTTCTGGATAAAAACATCGTAACTTCAGGCAGAATGTCTTTAAAATCGCCCAACACTTTAAGCTGGAAATACACAAAACCTTATCAATACAGTATTATTTTTAAAGACAACAAAATTTTTATTAACGATCAGGGAAAAAAATCTTCGGTTGATACGAAAAGTAAAACCTTTGAGAAAATAAATAAATTAATCGTGGGAAGTTCCAACGGACAGATGTTTAGCGATCCGGAATTTTCAGTGGTTTACTTAAAAAATTCAAGTTCAAACATTGCTAAATTCACTCCGAAATCTGCGCAATTGCTGAAATATATTAAACAGATCGAGCTTCATTTCCCTAAGAACCAAACGACAGTTTCACAGGTAAATATGACAGAAGCTTCTGGCGACACCACAAATATCGTTTTCAAAAACACCAAAATAAATGCGCCGATTCCTGCTTCAGAGTTTTCTTTATAG
- a CDS encoding 3-hydroxyacyl-ACP dehydratase: MQTILTDFYTLENYEKSETGSFTAHIKLNQDHDIFKGHFPGNPVTPGVCMMQIVKELSEEFTGKKLFLKTASNVKFMAIINPFETPDLTLQLDIKEVENEVKVKNTTSFGETIALKMSVNYTKI; the protein is encoded by the coding sequence ATGCAAACCATACTGACAGATTTTTACACTTTAGAAAACTACGAAAAATCAGAAACCGGAAGTTTCACAGCTCATATTAAATTAAATCAGGATCACGATATTTTCAAAGGTCATTTTCCGGGAAATCCTGTTACGCCAGGCGTTTGTATGATGCAAATTGTAAAAGAACTGAGTGAAGAATTTACAGGAAAAAAACTATTTTTAAAAACGGCTTCCAATGTGAAATTTATGGCGATTATCAATCCTTTTGAGACACCTGATTTAACACTTCAACTGGATATTAAAGAAGTCGAAAACGAAGTGAAGGTAAAAAACACAACATCTTTTGGCGAGACTATTGCACTGAAAATGTCTGTTAATTACACAAAGATTTAA
- a CDS encoding DUF2062 domain-containing protein — translation MTLSEVQNSISERKICVLIPTFNNGKTLKRVIEGVLEYTQNIIIVNDGSTDSTSEILTSYSQLSIINLPQNKGKGNALKSGFRKATELGYHHAITIDSDGQHYPDDIPVFVEALQEENEDVLLIGNRNMSQDGIPKKSSFGNNFSNFWFWFETGIKLHDTQSGYRLYPLKKIPKKYFTPKFEFEIEIIVRTAWRHVQIKNVPIKVLYDPAERVSHFRPFKDFTRISILNTILVAITLTYIIPRNFINNFRKKSFKRFLKEDILESDGSNRVKAFSVALGVFVGFSPFWGFHTLLVISLSVLFKLNKVLAFVASNVSLPPFIPFIIVASLFLGAPFVAGDSDIFNQEWNFDLVKNHLLQYIIGSFILAGTMSVIIWVITFIFLNKVNPDNK, via the coding sequence ATGACACTTTCGGAAGTACAGAATTCAATTTCTGAGCGAAAAATCTGCGTTTTAATTCCTACTTTCAACAATGGCAAAACGTTGAAAAGAGTCATTGAAGGCGTTTTGGAATACACACAGAATATCATCATCGTCAACGACGGTTCTACTGATTCCACTTCAGAAATTCTAACAAGTTATTCCCAGTTGAGCATTATCAATTTGCCTCAAAACAAAGGAAAAGGAAACGCGTTAAAGTCGGGTTTTAGGAAAGCGACAGAACTTGGCTACCATCACGCCATCACCATCGATTCTGATGGACAGCATTATCCGGACGATATTCCTGTTTTTGTTGAAGCCTTGCAGGAAGAAAACGAAGATGTTTTACTGATTGGAAACCGAAATATGTCCCAAGACGGAATTCCAAAAAAAAGCAGTTTTGGAAATAATTTTTCCAACTTCTGGTTTTGGTTTGAGACGGGAATCAAGCTCCATGACACACAATCCGGCTACAGACTTTATCCGTTAAAAAAAATTCCGAAGAAATATTTCACCCCAAAATTTGAGTTCGAAATTGAAATTATCGTAAGAACTGCCTGGCGTCACGTTCAAATAAAAAATGTCCCGATTAAGGTTTTGTACGATCCTGCAGAACGCGTTTCTCACTTCAGACCATTTAAAGATTTTACGAGGATCAGCATTCTGAATACCATTCTCGTTGCAATCACGCTGACTTATATTATTCCCCGAAATTTCATTAATAACTTCAGAAAAAAAAGTTTTAAGAGGTTTTTAAAAGAAGACATTTTGGAAAGTGACGGAAGCAATCGTGTTAAAGCATTTTCAGTAGCTTTAGGTGTTTTTGTGGGATTCTCTCCGTTTTGGGGTTTCCACACTTTACTGGTGATCTCGCTATCAGTCTTATTTAAACTGAATAAAGTTCTTGCATTTGTGGCTTCCAATGTCAGTTTGCCGCCGTTTATACCTTTTATTATAGTTGCCTCATTATTTTTAGGCGCACCTTTTGTGGCTGGCGATAGCGATATTTTTAATCAGGAATGGAACTTCGACTTAGTAAAAAATCATCTCTTGCAATATATCATCGGAAGTTTTATTTTAGCTGGCACAATGTCTGTGATCATCTGGGTTATTACGTTTATATTTTTAAATAAGGTAAATCCTGATAATAAATAA
- a CDS encoding C45 family peptidase, whose amino-acid sequence MKVKYLFFLYLFFHLVSCGTRKSVQHIPEIEQYSLEIPEIKKINDSTFHFKENYLTKNKQSLWEIYIKGNPLQLGYNNGALTQDLMQHQEQIFFSKVETFVPSKFKQNLLRSLLKWYNRKMYLNVRDDDQAELYGLSQYSSYQYNFIAPKFRRIMYLHGAHDIGHAMQDLMVVGCTSLAVWNENTEDGNLLIGRNFDFYVGDEFSKNKVVSFVEPEDGIPYLSVSWPGMIGVVSGMNKEGLTVTINAGKSKIPMTAKTPISLLTKEILQYAKNIDEAITIAKKRKVFVSESILVGSANDKKAVIIEVSPGNFGVHDVNNSSKVFCTNHFQSDAYKSDKRNQKQILESHSEYRYEKLQELLEKNTKLNPEKMASILRDKFGSKDKSIGYGNEKAINQLLAHHAVIFSPNKRLVWVSSSPYQLGEFVCYDLNEIFSDRRLKSGEFAKSELNIAQDPFLKTQEFKNYEEFRIESSKFQKAIDDDGVLLNRDFILHFQALNPDFWLVYYLAGKYYYQHKEYAQAKIEFEKALTKEITTIPDKENIEKYLKKTLKKL is encoded by the coding sequence ATGAAAGTTAAATATTTATTTTTTCTCTATTTGTTTTTCCATCTTGTTTCATGCGGGACGAGAAAATCGGTACAGCATATTCCTGAAATAGAGCAGTATTCGCTGGAAATTCCTGAAATAAAGAAAATTAATGATTCTACTTTTCACTTTAAGGAAAATTATCTCACAAAAAATAAGCAGAGCCTTTGGGAAATATACATCAAAGGAAATCCTTTGCAGCTTGGCTATAATAATGGTGCTTTAACTCAAGATTTAATGCAGCATCAGGAGCAAATTTTCTTTTCAAAAGTGGAAACATTTGTCCCGTCAAAATTTAAACAGAATCTTTTACGAAGTTTACTCAAGTGGTACAACAGAAAAATGTATCTGAATGTAAGAGATGATGACCAGGCAGAATTGTACGGATTGTCTCAATATTCTTCATATCAATATAATTTCATTGCTCCCAAATTCAGACGGATCATGTATTTGCACGGCGCGCACGATATCGGTCATGCTATGCAGGACTTGATGGTCGTAGGATGCACATCCCTTGCGGTATGGAATGAGAATACTGAAGACGGCAATCTGCTGATCGGAAGAAATTTTGACTTCTATGTGGGAGACGAATTTTCAAAAAATAAAGTAGTCAGTTTTGTAGAGCCAGAGGATGGGATTCCTTATCTATCAGTCAGTTGGCCGGGAATGATTGGTGTGGTTTCGGGTATGAATAAAGAAGGACTTACTGTGACGATCAATGCCGGAAAATCAAAAATTCCTATGACGGCAAAAACTCCGATTTCTCTGCTTACGAAAGAAATTCTGCAATATGCCAAAAACATTGACGAAGCAATCACAATTGCGAAAAAGCGTAAAGTCTTTGTTTCAGAATCTATATTGGTGGGTAGCGCAAATGATAAAAAAGCTGTGATTATTGAGGTTTCTCCGGGTAATTTTGGTGTTCATGACGTTAATAATTCCAGTAAAGTTTTTTGCACCAATCATTTTCAGTCTGATGCTTATAAAAGCGATAAGCGAAATCAAAAGCAAATTTTAGAAAGCCATTCTGAATACCGCTATGAAAAATTACAGGAGCTTTTAGAGAAAAATACAAAGCTGAACCCTGAAAAAATGGCTTCGATTTTACGGGACAAGTTTGGCTCAAAAGACAAAAGCATAGGCTACGGGAATGAAAAGGCTATTAATCAGCTTCTTGCGCATCACGCTGTCATATTTTCTCCAAATAAAAGATTGGTTTGGGTATCATCAAGTCCTTATCAGTTGGGAGAATTTGTATGCTACGATCTTAACGAAATATTTTCTGACCGAAGATTGAAGAGCGGCGAGTTTGCAAAATCTGAACTGAATATTGCACAAGATCCTTTTTTGAAGACTCAGGAGTTTAAAAATTATGAGGAATTTAGGATTGAAAGCAGCAAATTTCAGAAAGCCATTGATGATGACGGAGTTCTATTAAATCGGGATTTCATTCTTCACTTTCAGGCTTTAAATCCAGATTTCTGGCTGGTCTATTATTTAGCGGGGAAGTATTATTATCAACACAAAGAATATGCCCAGGCAAAAATTGAATTTGAAAAAGCTTTAACCAAAGAGATTACCACGATTCCGGACAAAGAAAATATTGAGAAATATCTGAAAAAGACCTTGAAAAAGTTGTAG
- a CDS encoding phytoene desaturase family protein yields the protein MKKEYDILVIGSGLGGLVSALILAKEGCKVCVLEKNNQYGGNLQTFSRDKLIFDTGVHYLGGLSKGQNLHHFFSYLEIINDLDLKRMDVNQYDKISFGDDVVEYPHAQGYDNFVDQLSVYFPDERENLQNYCKEIQRICNYFPRYNVIGQDQYNEEILHLNTKRFIESITSDETLQAVLLGSNFLYGGDSENTPFYVHALTVNSYIQSAYKCLKGGSQISRLLIKKLREYGADVYKHSEVNEFVFNDNNSLTTVRTKEGKEYFARQFISNIEIRSTVKLIGENRLKKSFYNRILSWEPVTSCFSVYLVLKEHSFHHFNHNSYHFSSKNLVWKACEYSEENWPETYMLSCTPSNRQPEFAESLTAISYMNFDEVRAWQNTFNTIADEHERGEAYEKFKLEKAEKMIDALAQKIPDLRNYIKKIYTSSPLSYRDYIGSFDGNMYGYAKTSENPLKTMVSPKTKIDNLFLTGQSINMHGILGCTIGAFNTCAEILGKNLIDERLSKFQETHES from the coding sequence TTGAAAAAAGAATACGACATATTAGTTATCGGCAGTGGTCTCGGAGGGCTCGTTTCTGCGCTTATTTTAGCTAAAGAAGGATGTAAAGTCTGTGTGCTGGAAAAAAATAATCAATATGGCGGAAACTTACAGACATTTTCACGTGATAAACTAATTTTCGATACCGGAGTTCATTATCTTGGCGGGCTGTCAAAAGGGCAGAATCTTCATCATTTTTTTTCATATCTTGAAATTATCAACGATCTTGATCTTAAGAGAATGGATGTAAACCAGTATGATAAAATCTCATTCGGAGATGATGTTGTAGAATATCCTCATGCTCAGGGTTATGATAATTTTGTCGATCAACTCTCGGTTTATTTTCCTGACGAAAGAGAAAACTTACAGAATTACTGTAAAGAAATTCAGCGGATCTGCAATTATTTCCCCCGATACAATGTGATCGGTCAGGACCAGTATAATGAAGAAATCCTTCATCTCAATACAAAAAGATTCATAGAATCAATTACTTCAGACGAAACACTTCAAGCAGTTTTATTGGGATCTAATTTTCTGTACGGTGGTGATTCTGAAAATACGCCGTTTTACGTTCATGCTTTAACGGTAAATTCTTACATTCAAAGTGCTTATAAATGTTTGAAAGGTGGTAGCCAGATTTCACGTTTACTCATAAAAAAATTACGGGAATACGGTGCGGATGTTTACAAGCATTCAGAAGTTAATGAGTTTGTATTTAATGATAATAATTCGTTAACAACAGTAAGAACTAAAGAGGGAAAAGAATATTTTGCCAGACAATTTATTTCTAATATAGAGATTCGCTCTACCGTAAAACTAATTGGAGAAAACAGACTGAAAAAATCTTTTTATAATAGAATTCTAAGCTGGGAGCCAGTTACATCTTGCTTTAGCGTTTATTTAGTTTTAAAAGAACATTCTTTTCACCACTTCAATCATAACAGCTATCACTTTTCGTCTAAAAATTTAGTTTGGAAGGCCTGTGAATATTCAGAAGAAAACTGGCCGGAAACCTACATGCTTTCGTGCACGCCGTCAAATCGACAACCTGAATTTGCAGAAAGTCTTACCGCAATTTCGTATATGAATTTTGATGAGGTGAGAGCGTGGCAAAATACGTTTAATACAATTGCAGATGAGCATGAGCGAGGCGAGGCGTACGAAAAATTTAAACTTGAAAAAGCCGAAAAAATGATTGATGCTTTAGCGCAGAAAATTCCTGATCTGAGAAATTATATTAAAAAAATTTACACTTCTTCTCCGCTTTCGTACAGAGATTATATAGGAAGTTTCGACGGTAATATGTACGGCTATGCAAAAACTTCTGAAAATCCTCTAAAAACAATGGTTTCTCCTAAAACCAAAATAGACAATCTCTTTCTTACAGGGCAATCTATAAATATGCATGGGATTTTAGGTTGTACGATTGGCGCATTCAATACTTGTGCAGAGATTTTAGGAAAAAACTTGATTGATGAACGTTTGAGCAAATTTCAGGAGACCCATGAAAGTTAA